From Ovis canadensis isolate MfBH-ARS-UI-01 breed Bighorn chromosome 10, ARS-UI_OviCan_v2, whole genome shotgun sequence, a single genomic window includes:
- the URAD gene encoding putative 2-oxo-4-hydroxy-4-carboxy-5-ureidoimidazoline decarboxylase, with the protein MDIEKVNSMGFGEFVDVFGNVIERCPLIAAAVWSKRPFSGLGDLEKHFFAFIDGLPLSGQEGVLRCHPELAGRQPQCGRLSAESQREQSAAGLQNLGAAERLRFTELTAQYRTRFGFPFVLAVRLSDPAAAPRELARRLRCPPAQELRTALGEVKKICHLRLADLLGEQP; encoded by the exons ATGGACATTGAGAAGGTCAACTCCATGGGCTTCGGAGAATTTGTGGATGTGTTCGGAAACGTCATCGAGAGATGTCCTCTGATCGCAGCCGCAGTTTGGTCCAAGCGCCCATTCTCTGGCTTGGGAGATTTAGAGAAGCACTTTTTTGCCTTTATTGATGGTCTTCCATTGTCAG GCCAGGAGGGCGTCCTGCGCTGCCACCCGGAGCTGGCGGGCCGCCAGCCGCAGTGCGGCCGACTCTCCGCCGAGTCGCAGCGGGAGCAGAGCGCCGCAGGCCTGCAGAACCTGGGCGCGGCCGAGCGGCTTCGGTTCACCGAGCTCACCGCGCAGTACCGCACGCGCTTCGGCTTCCCCTTCGTGCTCGCCGTGCGCCTCAGCGACCCGGCGGCCGCGCCCCGCGAGCTGGCGCGCCGGCTGCGGTGCCCGCCGGCGCAGGAGCTGCGCACCGCCTTGGGAGAGGTGAAGAAGATCTGCCACCTGCGTCTCGCCGACCTGCTCGGGGAGCAGCCGTAG
- the CDX2 gene encoding homeobox protein CDX-2 has protein sequence MYVSYLLDKDVSMYPSSVRHSGSLNLAPQNFVSPPQYPDYGGYHVAAAAAAAANLDSAQSPGPSWPAAYGAPLREDWNGYAPGGAAAAANAVAHGLNGGSPAAAMGYSGPADYHPHHHPHHHAHHPAAAPSCASGLLQTLNPGPPGPVATAAAEQLSPGGQRRNLCEWMRKPAQPALGSQVKTRTKDKYRVVYTDHQRLELEKEFHYSRYITIRRKAELAATLGLSERQVKIWFQNRRAKERKINKKKLQQQQQQPPPPSGPQPPQPQPGPLRSAPEPLSPVSSLQGSVPGVLGPAGGVLNPTVTQ, from the exons ATGTACGTGAGCTACCTCCTGGACAAGGACGTGAGCATGTATCCCAGCTCCGTGCGCCACTCCGGCAGCCTTAACCTGGCCCCGCAGAACTTCGTCAGCCCCCCGCAGTACCCGGACTATGGCGGATACCATGTGGctgccgcggccgccgccgccgccaacCTGGACAGCGCGCAGTCCCCGGGGCCGTCCTGGCCGGCCGCCTACGGCGCCCCGCTCCGCGAGGACTGGAACGGCTACGCGCCGGGGGGCGCGGCGGCCGCCGCCAACGCCGTAGCGCACGGCCTCAACGGGGGCTCCCCGGCCGCCGCCATGGGCTACAGCGGGCCCGCCGATTACCACCCGCACCATCATCCGCACCACCACGCGCACCACCCGGCCGCCGCGCCCTCCTGCGCCTCCGGCTTGCTGCAGACGCTCAACCCCGGCCCCCCCGGGCCGgtcgccaccgccgccgccgagcAGCTGTCGCCGGGCGGACAGCGGCGGAACCTGTGCGAGTGGATGCGGAAGCCCGCGCAGCCTGCGCTGGGCAGCCAAG TGAAAACCAGGACGAAAGACAAATACCGGGTCGTGTACACCGACCACCAGCGTCTGGAGCTGGAGAAGGAGTTTCACTACAGTCGCTACATCACCATCCGGAGGAAAGCTGAACTGGCCGCCACACTGGGGCTCTCAGAGAGGCAG GTTAAAATTTGGTTTCAGAATCgcagagcaaaggaaaggaaaatcaacaagaagaagctgcagcagcagcagcaacagccaccCCCGCCTTCCGGGCCGCAGCCTCCGCAGCCGCAGCCAGGTCCGCTGAGAAGCGCCCCGGAGCCCCTGAGCCCCGTGTCTTCCCTGCAAGGCTCGGTGCCTGGGGTCCTGGGGCCAGCTGGGGGGGTGTTAAACCCTACTGTCACCCAGTGA